The following proteins are encoded in a genomic region of Brachypodium distachyon strain Bd21 chromosome 1, Brachypodium_distachyon_v3.0, whole genome shotgun sequence:
- the LOC100829754 gene encoding glycosyltransferase family 64 protein C4 isoform X4, whose protein sequence is MYNSMYSVVRTIHNHHHLSSIWKGKQLGVLLRLSSTGTGARANQSSLSAPMLLGVAKLQLQATAAAAFRRNGTRRRPLLVPVPARHPSGASAGRFAACFVACLLALAAATVLALTLRRLDPDAASPRGGGGGYVVVVNTWKRYGLLRRAVAHYSGCAGVDAVHVVWSEPREPPEALRRSVLNCSSAAEVRFEVNREDSLNNRFRPIQGLRTDAVFSVDDDLIVPCATLRFAFSVWRSAPSAMVGFVPRMHWLADPRSNTEEFRYASWWSVWRTGTYSMILSKASFFHKKYLDLYTNHMLPSIRDYVTENRFPDLYLCFPGIVRILLFLFSLQM, encoded by the exons ATGTACAATTCCATGTACTCCGTAGTCCGTACAATACACAACCATCACCATCTCTCTTCCATTTGGAAAGGAAAGCAgctcggcgtgctccttcgGCTCAGCtccaccggcaccggcgcccgtGCAAATCAATCATCACTTTCAGCTCCTATGCTGCTCGGGGTGGCcaagctgcagctgcaggccaccgccgcggcggcgttcCGGAGGAAcggcacccgccgccgcccccttctCGTCCCCGTCCCCGCTCGCCACCCGTCGGGCGCCTCAGCCGGCAGATTCGCCGCCTGCTTCGTCGCGTgcctcctcgccctcgccgccgccaccgtcctcGCGCTcaccctccgccgcctcgaccCCGACGCCGCCTCGCCACG cggcggcggcggcggctatgTCGTGGTGGTCAACACGTGGAAGCGCTACGGGCTCCTCAGGAGAGCCGTGGCGCACTACTCCGGCTGCGCCGGCGTGGACGCCGTCCACGTCGTGTGGAGCGAGCCGCGGGAGCCGCCTGAGGCCCTGCGCCGGAGCGTCCTCAACTGCAGCTCCGCCGCGGAGGTGCGCTTCGAGGTCAACCGGGAGGACAGCCTCAACAACAGGTTCAGGCCGATCCAGGGGCTCAGGACGGACGCCGTCTTCTCCGTCGACGACGACCTCATCGTCCCGTGCGCCACGCTGCGCTTCGCCTTCTCAGTCTGGCGGAGCGCGCCCTCTGCCATGGTGGGCTTCGTGCCCCGAATGCACTGGCTTGCTGACCCG AGAAGCAATACAGAGGAATTCCGATATGCAAGCTGGTGGTCAGTTTGGAGGACAGGGACATACAGTATGATTCTTTCAAAAGCGAGTTTTTTCCACAAGAAGTATTTGGATCTATATACCAATCATATGCTACCGTCTATTCGTGATTATGTGACAGAGAACAG ATTTCCAGATTTATACTTATGCTTCCCAGGAATTGTGAGGATATTGCTATTTCTTTTCTCGTTGCAAATGTAA
- the LOC100829754 gene encoding glycosyltransferase family 64 protein C4 isoform X3, protein MYNSMYSVVRTIHNHHHLSSIWKGKQLGVLLRLSSTGTGARANQSSLSAPMLLGVAKLQLQATAAAAFRRNGTRRRPLLVPVPARHPSGASAGRFAACFVACLLALAAATVLALTLRRLDPDAASPRGGGGGYVVVVNTWKRYGLLRRAVAHYSGCAGVDAVHVVWSEPREPPEALRRSVLNCSSAAEVRFEVNREDSLNNRFRPIQGLRTDAVFSVDDDLIVPCATLRFAFSVWRSAPSAMVGFVPRMHWLADPRSNTEEFRYASWWSVWRTGTYSMILSKASFFHKKYLDLYTNHMLPSIRDYVTENRNCEDIAISFLVANVTGAPPIWVQDY, encoded by the exons ATGTACAATTCCATGTACTCCGTAGTCCGTACAATACACAACCATCACCATCTCTCTTCCATTTGGAAAGGAAAGCAgctcggcgtgctccttcgGCTCAGCtccaccggcaccggcgcccgtGCAAATCAATCATCACTTTCAGCTCCTATGCTGCTCGGGGTGGCcaagctgcagctgcaggccaccgccgcggcggcgttcCGGAGGAAcggcacccgccgccgcccccttctCGTCCCCGTCCCCGCTCGCCACCCGTCGGGCGCCTCAGCCGGCAGATTCGCCGCCTGCTTCGTCGCGTgcctcctcgccctcgccgccgccaccgtcctcGCGCTcaccctccgccgcctcgaccCCGACGCCGCCTCGCCACG cggcggcggcggcggctatgTCGTGGTGGTCAACACGTGGAAGCGCTACGGGCTCCTCAGGAGAGCCGTGGCGCACTACTCCGGCTGCGCCGGCGTGGACGCCGTCCACGTCGTGTGGAGCGAGCCGCGGGAGCCGCCTGAGGCCCTGCGCCGGAGCGTCCTCAACTGCAGCTCCGCCGCGGAGGTGCGCTTCGAGGTCAACCGGGAGGACAGCCTCAACAACAGGTTCAGGCCGATCCAGGGGCTCAGGACGGACGCCGTCTTCTCCGTCGACGACGACCTCATCGTCCCGTGCGCCACGCTGCGCTTCGCCTTCTCAGTCTGGCGGAGCGCGCCCTCTGCCATGGTGGGCTTCGTGCCCCGAATGCACTGGCTTGCTGACCCG AGAAGCAATACAGAGGAATTCCGATATGCAAGCTGGTGGTCAGTTTGGAGGACAGGGACATACAGTATGATTCTTTCAAAAGCGAGTTTTTTCCACAAGAAGTATTTGGATCTATATACCAATCATATGCTACCGTCTATTCGTGATTATGTGACAGAGAACAG GAATTGTGAGGATATTGCTATTTCTTTTCTCGTTGCAAATGTAACTGGAGCTCCACCTATATGGGTCCAAG ATTATTGA
- the LOC100829754 gene encoding glycosyltransferase family 64 protein C4 isoform X1, producing the protein MYNSMYSVVRTIHNHHHLSSIWKGKQLGVLLRLSSTGTGARANQSSLSAPMLLGVAKLQLQATAAAAFRRNGTRRRPLLVPVPARHPSGASAGRFAACFVACLLALAAATVLALTLRRLDPDAASPRGGGGGYVVVVNTWKRYGLLRRAVAHYSGCAGVDAVHVVWSEPREPPEALRRSVLNCSSAAEVRFEVNREDSLNNRFRPIQGLRTDAVFSVDDDLIVPCATLRFAFSVWRSAPSAMVGFVPRMHWLADPRSNTEEFRYASWWSVWRTGTYSMILSKASFFHKKYLDLYTNHMLPSIRDYVTENRNCEDIAISFLVANVTGAPPIWVQGGHTHAQIIDITAGRIYEIGSSGISSLKGHDLQRSRCLNKFAAMYGHMPLVATTAKAVDSRTSWFW; encoded by the exons ATGTACAATTCCATGTACTCCGTAGTCCGTACAATACACAACCATCACCATCTCTCTTCCATTTGGAAAGGAAAGCAgctcggcgtgctccttcgGCTCAGCtccaccggcaccggcgcccgtGCAAATCAATCATCACTTTCAGCTCCTATGCTGCTCGGGGTGGCcaagctgcagctgcaggccaccgccgcggcggcgttcCGGAGGAAcggcacccgccgccgcccccttctCGTCCCCGTCCCCGCTCGCCACCCGTCGGGCGCCTCAGCCGGCAGATTCGCCGCCTGCTTCGTCGCGTgcctcctcgccctcgccgccgccaccgtcctcGCGCTcaccctccgccgcctcgaccCCGACGCCGCCTCGCCACG cggcggcggcggcggctatgTCGTGGTGGTCAACACGTGGAAGCGCTACGGGCTCCTCAGGAGAGCCGTGGCGCACTACTCCGGCTGCGCCGGCGTGGACGCCGTCCACGTCGTGTGGAGCGAGCCGCGGGAGCCGCCTGAGGCCCTGCGCCGGAGCGTCCTCAACTGCAGCTCCGCCGCGGAGGTGCGCTTCGAGGTCAACCGGGAGGACAGCCTCAACAACAGGTTCAGGCCGATCCAGGGGCTCAGGACGGACGCCGTCTTCTCCGTCGACGACGACCTCATCGTCCCGTGCGCCACGCTGCGCTTCGCCTTCTCAGTCTGGCGGAGCGCGCCCTCTGCCATGGTGGGCTTCGTGCCCCGAATGCACTGGCTTGCTGACCCG AGAAGCAATACAGAGGAATTCCGATATGCAAGCTGGTGGTCAGTTTGGAGGACAGGGACATACAGTATGATTCTTTCAAAAGCGAGTTTTTTCCACAAGAAGTATTTGGATCTATATACCAATCATATGCTACCGTCTATTCGTGATTATGTGACAGAGAACAG GAATTGTGAGGATATTGCTATTTCTTTTCTCGTTGCAAATGTAACTGGAGCTCCACCTATATGGGTCCAAG GAGGTCACACTCATGCCCAGATTATTGATATTACTGCAGGAAGGATATACGAGATCGGATCAAGTGGCATCAGCAGTTTAAAAGGCCACGATCTGCAGAGATCTAGATGTCTGAATAAATTCGCTGCCATGTATGGACATATGCCCCTGGTAGCAACCACAGCCAAGGCTGTTGATAGCCGAACTAGTTGGTTCTGGTGA
- the LOC100829754 gene encoding glycosyltransferase family 64 protein C4 isoform X2, producing the protein MYNSMYSVVRTIHNHHHLSSIWKGKQLGVLLRLSSTGTGARANQSSLSAPMLLGVAKLQLQATAAAAFRRNGTRRRPLLVPVPARHPSGASAGRFAACFVACLLALAAATVLALTLRRLDPDAASPRGGGGGYVVVVNTWKRYGLLRRAVAHYSGCAGVDAVHVVWSEPREPPEALRRSVLNCSSAAEVRFEVNREDSLNNRFRPIQGLRTDAVFSVDDDLIVPCATLRFAFSVWRSAPSAMVGFVPRMHWLADPRSNTEEFRYASWWSVWRTGTYSMILSKASFFHKKYLDLYTNHMLPSIRDYVTENRNCEDIAISFLVANVTGAPPIWVQGRIYEIGSSGISSLKGHDLQRSRCLNKFAAMYGHMPLVATTAKAVDSRTSWFW; encoded by the exons ATGTACAATTCCATGTACTCCGTAGTCCGTACAATACACAACCATCACCATCTCTCTTCCATTTGGAAAGGAAAGCAgctcggcgtgctccttcgGCTCAGCtccaccggcaccggcgcccgtGCAAATCAATCATCACTTTCAGCTCCTATGCTGCTCGGGGTGGCcaagctgcagctgcaggccaccgccgcggcggcgttcCGGAGGAAcggcacccgccgccgcccccttctCGTCCCCGTCCCCGCTCGCCACCCGTCGGGCGCCTCAGCCGGCAGATTCGCCGCCTGCTTCGTCGCGTgcctcctcgccctcgccgccgccaccgtcctcGCGCTcaccctccgccgcctcgaccCCGACGCCGCCTCGCCACG cggcggcggcggcggctatgTCGTGGTGGTCAACACGTGGAAGCGCTACGGGCTCCTCAGGAGAGCCGTGGCGCACTACTCCGGCTGCGCCGGCGTGGACGCCGTCCACGTCGTGTGGAGCGAGCCGCGGGAGCCGCCTGAGGCCCTGCGCCGGAGCGTCCTCAACTGCAGCTCCGCCGCGGAGGTGCGCTTCGAGGTCAACCGGGAGGACAGCCTCAACAACAGGTTCAGGCCGATCCAGGGGCTCAGGACGGACGCCGTCTTCTCCGTCGACGACGACCTCATCGTCCCGTGCGCCACGCTGCGCTTCGCCTTCTCAGTCTGGCGGAGCGCGCCCTCTGCCATGGTGGGCTTCGTGCCCCGAATGCACTGGCTTGCTGACCCG AGAAGCAATACAGAGGAATTCCGATATGCAAGCTGGTGGTCAGTTTGGAGGACAGGGACATACAGTATGATTCTTTCAAAAGCGAGTTTTTTCCACAAGAAGTATTTGGATCTATATACCAATCATATGCTACCGTCTATTCGTGATTATGTGACAGAGAACAG GAATTGTGAGGATATTGCTATTTCTTTTCTCGTTGCAAATGTAACTGGAGCTCCACCTATATGGGTCCAAG GAAGGATATACGAGATCGGATCAAGTGGCATCAGCAGTTTAAAAGGCCACGATCTGCAGAGATCTAGATGTCTGAATAAATTCGCTGCCATGTATGGACATATGCCCCTGGTAGCAACCACAGCCAAGGCTGTTGATAGCCGAACTAGTTGGTTCTGGTGA